In the Bacteroidota bacterium genome, one interval contains:
- the lpxD gene encoding UDP-3-O-(3-hydroxymyristoyl)glucosamine N-acyltransferase, which yields MEFTAKIIADFLKGEIEGNPDVIVTGLSKIEEGKKGTLSFLANPKYEKYIYTTQASIVLVNKTFVPQEKVNATMIKVEDSYQCIASLLDLYVQSIPEKIGIDKLSFIDPTAKTGTDVYVGAFAFLGENVKIGNHVKIYPQVYLGDNVVVEDNSILYAGVKVYQDCHIGKDCIIHSGAVIGADGFGFAPSANNDYKKIPQVGNVEIEDHVEIGANTCIDRSTMGSTFVRKGVKLDNLIQIAHNVEVGENTVIASQTGIAGSTKIGKDCMFGGQVGIAGHIFIGDGVKIGAQSGIGSSIKDNEVLLGTPAMDIKKFQKSFIYFRKFPEIVKQMYDLQKEVEELKSKLG from the coding sequence ATGGAATTTACTGCAAAAATTATAGCTGACTTTTTAAAAGGAGAAATAGAAGGAAACCCCGATGTGATCGTCACCGGTTTATCAAAAATTGAAGAGGGGAAAAAGGGAACTCTTTCTTTTCTGGCCAATCCTAAATATGAAAAGTATATTTACACTACGCAGGCTTCTATTGTTCTGGTAAACAAAACTTTTGTCCCCCAGGAAAAAGTAAATGCCACCATGATCAAAGTTGAAGATTCTTATCAGTGTATTGCTTCCCTGCTTGACCTTTATGTACAAAGTATTCCCGAAAAAATTGGTATAGATAAACTCTCATTTATTGATCCTACAGCAAAGACCGGTACCGATGTTTACGTTGGTGCATTTGCCTTTCTGGGTGAAAATGTCAAAATAGGCAACCATGTTAAAATATATCCTCAGGTTTATTTAGGCGACAACGTGGTGGTTGAGGATAATTCCATTCTTTATGCCGGAGTGAAAGTTTATCAGGACTGCCATATTGGTAAGGATTGTATCATTCATTCGGGTGCAGTCATTGGTGCCGACGGTTTTGGATTCGCTCCTTCAGCAAACAATGATTATAAAAAGATCCCACAGGTTGGAAATGTTGAAATTGAGGATCATGTCGAAATCGGGGCAAATACCTGTATAGACCGTTCGACAATGGGATCCACCTTTGTCCGCAAAGGGGTTAAACTCGACAATTTGATTCAGATAGCCCATAATGTTGAAGTTGGTGAAAATACAGTAATAGCCTCTCAAACGGGTATAGCAGGTTCAACCAAGATAGGGAAAGACTGCATGTTTGGCGGTCAGGTTGGAATTGCCGGACATATCTTCATTGGCGATGGAGTAAAGATTGGAGCACAGTCCGGAATCGGAAGTTCCATTAAGGACAATGAAGTACTGCTTGGCACACCAGCTATGGATATTAAAAAATTCCAGAAATCTTTTATTTATTT
- a CDS encoding HD domain-containing protein produces MHKRKIINDPIYGLINMPSEIMFDLIEHPYFQRLRRIKQLGMTNFVYPAANHTRFQHAIGATHLMQQAIDVIRSKGHEITEQESEAVSIAILLHDIGHGPFSHCLENNIIKDITHEYISALFMRELNRQFEGRLSMALEIFFNHYSKRFLYQLVSSQLDMDRLDYLNRDSFFTGVTEGVIGSDRIIKMLDVVNDQLVVEAKGIYSIEKFLIARRLMYWQVYLHKTVVSADQLLTKILKRAKELANSGVDLFASPALKFFLFNQIDKKKLEEQPAGLDTQFILEKFSQLDDYDIMQSIKVWTQHSDPILSKLSDNLINRHLFKIEMSKTPFNVEKIKELKEKLEERFQFSPKEAGYFVFSDSISNNAYSFTDDRISIKLNSGEIVDISKASDMLNVSVLSKEEKKYFLCYPKQF; encoded by the coding sequence ATCCACAAGCGAAAAATTATCAACGATCCTATTTATGGATTGATCAATATGCCTTCAGAGATTATGTTCGATCTGATAGAACATCCTTACTTCCAGCGTCTTAGAAGGATAAAACAACTGGGTATGACCAATTTCGTGTACCCGGCTGCCAATCATACCCGTTTTCAGCATGCTATAGGTGCCACCCATCTCATGCAGCAGGCAATTGATGTTATTCGTTCCAAAGGCCACGAAATTACTGAACAGGAAAGCGAAGCAGTTTCCATTGCCATTCTTTTACATGATATTGGGCATGGCCCGTTTTCACATTGCCTGGAAAATAATATTATTAAAGATATTACCCACGAATATATTTCTGCCTTGTTTATGAGGGAGCTTAACCGTCAATTTGAGGGCAGGCTGTCAATGGCTCTTGAAATTTTCTTTAACCATTACAGCAAAAGATTTTTATATCAACTGGTTTCTAGTCAGCTGGATATGGACAGGCTGGATTACTTAAACCGCGACAGCTTTTTTACCGGGGTTACCGAAGGAGTGATCGGTTCCGACCGTATCATTAAGATGCTTGATGTGGTCAACGATCAGCTGGTGGTAGAGGCCAAAGGTATTTATTCCATTGAAAAATTTCTGATCGCCAGACGACTGATGTATTGGCAGGTTTATCTCCATAAAACAGTTGTGTCGGCCGATCAGCTTTTAACGAAAATTCTTAAACGGGCAAAAGAACTTGCAAACAGCGGCGTGGATTTATTTGCCAGTCCTGCCCTTAAATTTTTCCTGTTCAACCAGATTGACAAAAAGAAACTGGAAGAGCAACCTGCAGGTTTGGATACCCAATTTATTCTCGAGAAATTCAGTCAGCTGGATGATTATGATATCATGCAATCCATTAAAGTTTGGACTCAGCATAGCGACCCTATCTTATCTAAATTATCAGACAACCTTATTAACAGGCATTTATTTAAAATTGAAATGAGCAAAACTCCTTTCAATGTTGAAAAAATAAAGGAACTGAAAGAAAAGCTCGAAGAACGTTTCCAGTTCAGCCCAAAAGAAGCCGGATATTTCGTGTTTTCTGATTCCATATCCAATAATGCCTATAGTTTTACCGATGACCGGATTTCCATAAAGCTTAATTCAGGAGAAATTGTGGATATATCAAAAGCCTCTGACATGCTAAATGTTTCAGTACTTTCGAAAGAGGAAAAGAAATATTTTCTATGCTATCCGAAACAATTTTAA
- the rimP gene encoding ribosome assembly cofactor RimP → MISRELVESQVKQILSSNEIFEGLFIVETSVSESNEIFVVLDGYKPVTLDHCAALNTELDSKLNREVEDFEIKVASAGLGFPFKVLEQYKKYLGQEVEVLKTDGTKEKGILLSFSGDSLTLEVTARVKVEGKKKKQVQVSQEIIALPLVKSTKAVISF, encoded by the coding sequence ATGATAAGCAGAGAACTAGTTGAAAGTCAGGTAAAGCAGATACTTTCTTCAAATGAAATATTTGAAGGATTGTTTATTGTGGAAACAAGTGTAAGCGAAAGCAATGAAATATTTGTTGTGCTTGATGGGTATAAACCGGTTACATTGGATCATTGTGCTGCCCTAAACACAGAGTTGGATAGCAAGTTAAACCGTGAAGTTGAGGATTTTGAAATAAAGGTAGCTTCGGCAGGTTTAGGATTTCCTTTTAAAGTACTGGAACAATATAAAAAGTATCTTGGTCAGGAAGTTGAAGTTTTAAAAACCGACGGGACAAAAGAAAAAGGAATTTTATTATCCTTTTCTGGCGATTCTTTGACGCTGGAGGTAACCGCAAGGGTTAAAGTTGAAGGGAAGAAGAAAAAACAGGTTCAGGTATCGCAGGAAATCATTGCACTTCCTTTGGTTAAATCAACTAAAGCTGTAATTTCGTTTTAA
- the nusA gene encoding transcription termination factor NusA encodes MENLNLIDTFAEFKELKNIDRTTMMSVLEDVFRGLLLKKYGSDENFDVIINIDKGDFEIWRNRKVVEDENLEDPNFEITLSEAKKIDADYEVGEEVTDEVKLADFGRRSILALRQNLTSRILELEKNNIYLKYKDKIGEIVTGEVYQVWKKEILVLDDEGNELLMPKTEQIPSDYFHKGDSVRAIVLKVEMRNNNPFIILSRTSPVFLERLFELEVPEIFDGLILLKKIVRVPGERAKVAVESYDERIDPVGACVGMKGSRIHGIVRELRNENIDVINYTNNIQLFITRALNPAKIGSIKINEAEKKADVYLKPSEVSLAIGKGGLNIKLASQLTGYNIDVYREDENEDEEDVNLDEFSDEIEGWILDQLKSIGCDTAKSVLNIPMEELIKRTDLEEETIKEVIKILKAEFE; translated from the coding sequence ATGGAAAACTTAAATTTAATCGACACTTTTGCAGAGTTTAAAGAACTGAAGAATATTGATCGTACCACCATGATGAGTGTTCTTGAGGATGTATTCAGAGGATTATTGCTGAAGAAATACGGAAGTGACGAAAATTTTGATGTGATTATAAACATTGACAAAGGGGATTTTGAAATATGGAGAAACCGTAAAGTTGTTGAAGATGAAAATCTGGAGGACCCCAATTTCGAAATAACTTTATCTGAAGCCAAAAAGATTGATGCCGATTACGAAGTAGGCGAAGAAGTTACTGATGAGGTTAAACTGGCTGATTTTGGCCGTAGGTCTATTTTAGCCCTGCGACAGAATCTTACTTCCAGGATTCTTGAGCTGGAAAAAAATAATATATACCTAAAATACAAAGACAAAATAGGGGAAATCGTTACCGGGGAAGTGTACCAGGTTTGGAAAAAAGAGATTCTTGTTCTTGATGACGAAGGAAATGAGCTTTTAATGCCTAAAACCGAACAGATTCCTTCTGATTATTTTCATAAGGGGGATTCAGTCCGGGCCATTGTCCTTAAAGTAGAGATGCGCAATAATAATCCTTTTATTATTCTTTCAAGAACTTCGCCGGTTTTCCTGGAACGTTTGTTTGAGCTCGAAGTTCCTGAAATTTTCGACGGATTAATTCTTCTCAAGAAGATTGTCCGTGTTCCCGGTGAAAGGGCCAAAGTAGCTGTCGAATCCTATGATGAGCGGATAGACCCTGTTGGAGCCTGTGTAGGTATGAAAGGAAGCCGTATCCATGGTATTGTAAGAGAGTTGAGAAACGAAAATATTGATGTAATCAATTATACCAACAATATTCAGTTATTTATAACCAGGGCATTGAATCCGGCCAAGATTGGTTCAATCAAGATCAATGAAGCTGAAAAGAAAGCGGATGTTTATTTAAAACCCAGCGAAGTTTCACTGGCTATTGGGAAAGGCGGATTGAATATAAAACTTGCTAGCCAGCTGACCGGTTATAATATTGATGTATACAGGGAAGATGAAAACGAAGATGAGGAAGATGTAAACCTTGATGAATTTTCCGATGAAATTGAAGGATGGATACTTGATCAACTTAAGTCAATTGGCTGTGACACAGCTAAAAGCGTTTTGAATATTCCTATGGAAGAATTAATTAAACGTACTGACCTGGAGGAAGAAACCATCAAGGAAGTAATAAAAATTTTAAAAGCCGAATTTGAATAA